The stretch of DNA GCAATTATTCAAATTTTTTTGAGAAAAGCACCAGTTATATAGTGTCTAAGCCCAATGAAAATAATTAAGGACCTACAAGTGATTTATATACGGTAGTTAAGCACAGTGAAAATGGTTTGATACTGAAGAATACATCAGAAACACAATTTGGCTCTATGGACAGAGACATAATGCTCAACTTAAAATCCTCACTAATGAAAGAATGGATGGAAGTAAGTAACATAGACGGGTTGCATATAAGTAGCTGTTATGAGATTGAAAAGGTAAATTTGCCTCGGATGAAAAATAATTAGCATTTGTATTCAAGACACTTTTATCTGAATATAGTTCACAAGAATACAAAGTAATTAAAATTAAAAATTTTTAAGCTTACTGGTAAATAGGAGTATTTAGTACTCCTATTTCAATAAGCAAATTTGCAACATACTTTGCTTATTCAATTAATAACAAGTTGGTATAAAGCATATTTTTAAGGCGGTCGACAATGAAAGTAGCATTCAGACAAATAATATTTACTTTAAAGCTACTTGTTTCCCTTTTACAAAAAATTTCTTGTGAAATTTAGCGAACATAATCACCAATGCACTATCTGCAGTAACGTTTGCACCAGCAATAACTGGATTAAGAATCACGCAAATTGCAGTTATTAATGACAACATAATCGGAAAAAACCTCAAATATCCCTCAATAATTCCTAGAATCACAATTATATCACTTCCTGGTCCCACAGTAGTAAATTTCAGTAAAAGAAAATATAACTAAGAAATATACAATGTTCCCATATTGTTAACGATTGAGTACCAAATGACTCTATAATTACCAAAGCTAGAATAATAACACAGAAACAATTGCCAACGGAATTGGTACTTGTAATTATAGGAACCATGGAATCCACTATATTACGTTTTTTTACATCTTTTCTACCTCCCTCTAAAGTAACAGGTATTGTAGCATCACTAGACAATGTTGCAATTGCTGTTACTAGTGCAGTTAGCATATTTTCATGCTACCTAGCTAATCCCTTATTCTAAAGAAATTTATAACTCTATATAACAATACAACACAAATATAGATAATAATTATCATAATAATAAAGATTGCAATACAGCTCTTAAAAAGAGTTAATAATATTTCATCATGCTGCAATTTTAAGAAAAACCTAATATTAATATAGATAAAATAGGAATTAATGCTCTCTTGAGAAGAAAGAATTCATATCTACTAATTCTTTAGTGATAATATCACTCTTTTATGGAATAATTTTATGTACAGTTATCTCAGCAATAAACTCAAGTAAATAGAGCCTAAAAATTTGAGATTAATGTTGGCAATTTAGATTTCCATGAACTGCTCAGCACATTTTGCGGCAGTTCTACACTACAATTAATATGAAATTTTGTATAATAACATAGCCTGTAAGGTAACCAATAAGGCTTGAAAACAAATTTGATAAGAAAATTGCTGCCAATAGTAATATCACGAGCTTAATTGCTGCGTTTTTAGGTTATTAACGCTATTGAATATAAAAGAAAAGATAATAAA from Wolbachia endosymbiont strain TRS of Brugia malayi encodes:
- a CDS encoding cation:dicarboxylate symporter family transporter — translated: MLTALVTAIATLSSDATIPVTLEGGRKDVKKRNIVDSMVPIITSTNSVGNCFCVIILALVIIESFGTQSLTIWEHCIFLSYIFFY